A part of Anaerolineae bacterium genomic DNA contains:
- the rlmN gene encoding 23S rRNA (adenine(2503)-C(2))-methyltransferase RlmN, whose protein sequence is MDTANKPILLNLSSTELKDLLIGWGEPGYRAAQIETWLYQHYVDDATQMTTLPQPLRQRLTAESVLSPLTALVSLDSADGYTHKTLFALPDRQEIETVLMRYDRRQTLCLSTQAGCAMGCPFCATGQMGFQRNLLAGEIVAQALYYARQLHRAGRQVTHIVLMGMGEPLANYAQTWQAIRRLNDPAGFKLGARRMTLSTVGLVPAIRRMSREPEQVGLAVSLHAPTDELRNTLVPLNRRYPLAMLMQAIRDYLERTHRRVTFEYALMDQVNDSPLQAEQLATLLQGLLCHVNLIPLNPTPHSPWRGSPDERVAAFRDKLQAGGIPTTVRLRRGLDIAAGCGQLRNAAGQKR, encoded by the coding sequence ATGGACACAGCTAACAAACCCATCCTCCTCAACCTTTCCTCAACCGAACTCAAAGACCTGCTGATTGGTTGGGGAGAGCCGGGCTACCGGGCCGCGCAAATTGAAACCTGGCTCTATCAACATTACGTAGACGATGCGACTCAAATGACCACCCTGCCCCAACCCCTGCGCCAACGCCTGACCGCAGAGAGTGTGCTCAGCCCGCTGACGGCGCTGGTTTCGCTGGACTCCGCCGACGGCTATACGCATAAAACACTGTTTGCCCTGCCGGATAGACAAGAGATCGAGACAGTGTTAATGCGCTATGACCGGCGCCAAACCTTGTGCCTCAGCACCCAGGCCGGCTGCGCCATGGGCTGTCCTTTTTGCGCTACCGGGCAAATGGGCTTTCAGCGGAATCTTTTGGCAGGAGAGATTGTGGCCCAGGCGCTTTATTATGCCCGCCAGCTTCACCGGGCCGGCCGGCAGGTCACCCATATTGTGCTTATGGGCATGGGCGAACCATTGGCCAACTATGCCCAAACCTGGCAAGCCATTCGCCGGTTGAATGATCCGGCCGGTTTTAAGCTGGGGGCGCGCCGCATGACCCTCTCCACCGTGGGGCTGGTCCCGGCCATCCGCCGGATGAGCCGGGAGCCGGAGCAGGTTGGGCTGGCCGTCTCGTTACACGCGCCAACAGACGAACTGCGCAACACCCTGGTGCCCCTCAATCGCCGCTATCCCCTGGCCATGCTAATGCAGGCCATCCGGGATTACCTTGAGCGCACCCATCGCCGGGTGACCTTTGAATATGCGCTGATGGACCAAGTGAACGACAGCCCGCTTCAGGCCGAGCAATTGGCCACCTTGCTCCAGGGGCTGCTTTGCCACGTCAATCTCATCCCGCTAAATCCCACCCCCCATTCGCCCTGGCGCGGCTCGCCTGACGAGCGGGTGGCTGCGTTTCGGGATAAATTGCAGGCAGGGGGGATTCCCACTACTGTCCGGCTCCGGCGCGGCCTTGATATTGCCGCCGGATGCGGCCAATTACGAAATGCGGCCGGCCAAAAAAGATGA
- a CDS encoding DUF697 domain-containing protein, whose amino-acid sequence MTEKSLKIQAEEIMVAVDRDLQQKAKSQSPAELAAIDSKAGVIANLIYKAISDVDIAAATDKIEDLKAKYPDASPQTLSQKLIREKCQKTGVVGAVTSGAGLIPGVGTAAALTLGTAADIGATFKLQAELVLEIAAVYNYPLTEEEKQRIVLAITGLSAGTTMLARSAGQRVVGKVSEKVAEKAVEKTVVKALPVVGVLASAGTNVLSSYIIGQRADAYFRLGPEAVGTWGDSLRAITGVDERKIAGWVAESGKVAGQKVSAGASKVAGAVGVGAQKAGETARTGFRFYLRWLVTFWTTAFWLAGQVLAFGWAVISFIPRRVMGLFGQKDKPKAGKKKKAKRP is encoded by the coding sequence ATGACCGAAAAATCACTCAAAATCCAGGCTGAAGAAATTATGGTGGCGGTGGACCGGGATTTGCAACAGAAGGCCAAATCTCAGTCTCCGGCGGAATTGGCCGCAATTGACTCTAAAGCCGGCGTGATTGCCAATCTCATTTACAAGGCCATTAGTGATGTGGATATTGCCGCCGCAACAGACAAAATTGAGGATTTGAAGGCTAAATATCCCGATGCTTCGCCCCAGACCCTCTCGCAAAAACTCATCCGGGAAAAGTGTCAGAAAACAGGCGTGGTGGGGGCGGTCACATCCGGGGCGGGGCTGATTCCCGGCGTGGGGACGGCAGCAGCCCTTACCCTGGGCACGGCGGCCGACATTGGGGCTACTTTTAAATTACAGGCAGAATTGGTGTTAGAAATTGCCGCTGTCTATAATTATCCCTTGACTGAAGAAGAGAAACAGCGGATTGTGTTGGCCATTACCGGCCTGAGCGCGGGCACCACCATGCTGGCCCGTAGCGCCGGGCAACGAGTAGTCGGGAAGGTCAGTGAAAAGGTGGCTGAAAAAGCTGTAGAAAAAACCGTCGTCAAAGCCTTACCGGTGGTAGGCGTGCTGGCTTCGGCGGGAACCAATGTGCTCTCGTCGTACATTATCGGCCAGCGGGCGGATGCTTATTTCCGGTTGGGGCCGGAGGCGGTAGGCACCTGGGGCGATAGTCTGCGGGCCATCACCGGCGTGGATGAGCGCAAGATTGCCGGTTGGGTGGCCGAGAGCGGCAAGGTGGCCGGGCAAAAAGTATCGGCGGGGGCAAGCAAAGTAGCCGGGGCAGTGGGCGTGGGCGCGCAAAAAGCCGGCGAAACCGCCCGCACCGGCTTCAGATTTTACCTCCGCTGGCTGGTTACGTTTTGGACAACGGCGTTTTGGCTTGCTGGCCAGGTTCTTGCTTTTGGGTGGGCCGTGATTAGCTTCATTCCCCGGCGGGTGATGGGATTATTTGGACAAAAGGACAAGCCAAAGGCCGGAAAAAAGAAAAAGGCCAAACGCCCATAA
- a CDS encoding SH3 domain-containing protein, which translates to MKHKLSTALRKCVPGFFVPKLSLGTSRRGWVLALPLVLSLASLGCGLSGSLSELLGNNNPPTPTRIPLPTFTPTPANIVMIDVNAQPTSTATLEPSPTPEIFEPSPTPPPPPPDTPEPVSAAVTVTILKDMNVRGGPGTNYPVLGTAPVGASSNVVGRNADSTWLQVEYPPGSSTTGWVYAPLVQVDGNPEVVAVAAVSEPPAAPPPEESPPEESPPPAPEPPKYQFTPGAWHASENAGICHFKGRMRDEAGNFVYGYSVYVTNLSWGAISHPAGASHHYPDKNEEWDVAGIELQNCPGWWYLSVVRYECADFQARFEAQCKEFTRLSEEIPVEVVYPDEMVINADWVCHWDCDKGLYSQPLPRP; encoded by the coding sequence ATGAAACATAAACTAAGTACAGCATTGCGCAAGTGTGTGCCGGGTTTTTTCGTTCCCAAACTCAGTTTGGGAACGAGTCGGCGAGGATGGGTGCTGGCCCTGCCCCTGGTGTTAAGCCTGGCTTCGTTGGGGTGCGGTTTATCCGGCAGCCTGTCTGAGTTGCTGGGCAATAACAACCCGCCAACCCCCACCCGCATCCCTTTGCCCACATTTACTCCCACCCCGGCCAATATTGTTATGATAGACGTTAACGCCCAACCAACCTCTACCGCCACCCTTGAACCGTCCCCCACGCCGGAAATTTTTGAACCTTCCCCCACCCCTCCCCCACCCCCACCAGACACCCCAGAGCCGGTCAGCGCTGCGGTAACGGTTACCATTTTGAAAGATATGAATGTGCGCGGCGGTCCGGGCACCAATTATCCCGTACTCGGCACCGCGCCGGTAGGGGCTTCTTCTAACGTGGTGGGGCGCAACGCGGACAGCACCTGGCTGCAAGTGGAATACCCCCCCGGCTCAAGCACCACCGGCTGGGTTTACGCTCCCCTGGTGCAGGTTGACGGCAACCCGGAGGTGGTAGCTGTTGCCGCCGTATCTGAGCCACCGGCAGCTCCACCTCCAGAAGAATCGCCGCCAGAAGAGTCGCCGCCGCCGGCGCCGGAACCACCTAAATACCAATTTACGCCCGGCGCCTGGCACGCTTCTGAAAATGCGGGCATCTGTCACTTTAAAGGGCGAATGCGGGATGAGGCGGGGAACTTTGTTTACGGTTACAGCGTTTATGTGACCAATCTGTCGTGGGGGGCCATCTCTCACCCGGCCGGGGCCAGCCATCATTATCCAGACAAAAACGAGGAATGGGATGTGGCCGGCATTGAGTTGCAAAATTGTCCGGGCTGGTGGTATCTTTCGGTGGTGCGCTACGAGTGTGCGGACTTTCAGGCTCGCTTTGAAGCCCAATGCAAAGAGTTCACCCGCCTGTCTGAGGAGATCCCCGTAGAAGTGGTGTATCCCGACGAAATGGTCATTAACGCCGATTGGGTTTGTCATTGGGATTGCGACAAAGGACTGTATTCGCAGCCACTCCCACGTCCCTGA
- the tgt gene encoding tRNA guanosine(34) transglycosylase Tgt, with amino-acid sequence MSFSFELIAEDKHSRARAGIIHTPHGDIPTPVFAPVGTQATVKTLTPAELHDLGATLILGNTYHLYLRPGADLIADFGGLHQFMQWDGPILTDSGGFQVFSLAGLREVDEEGVTFRSHLDGSTHRFTPESVIALQEKLGGDIIMAFDECPPPEDHAYNVEALARTHRWAERCRAAQRRADQALYGIVQGGVFADLRAQSAEFLTALDFPGYAIGGLSVGETKAQMHAMLDVVQPILPRHKPRYLMGVGSPEDLFESVARGVDQFDCVLPTRIARNGAVFTKQGRLNLRNARFAADKNPIEPDCRCYTCRNFSLAYLRHLIIAKETLALRLATLHNLHFILETMGRIRQSILAGTFGEYKRAFLATYKTVT; translated from the coding sequence ATGTCCTTCTCTTTTGAACTTATTGCCGAAGACAAACACAGCCGGGCCAGGGCCGGGATCATCCACACCCCCCACGGCGATATTCCCACGCCTGTTTTTGCGCCGGTGGGCACGCAGGCTACGGTTAAAACCCTCACCCCGGCTGAACTGCACGACCTGGGGGCAACGCTCATTCTGGGCAACACCTACCATCTCTACCTGCGGCCCGGCGCAGACCTGATTGCCGATTTTGGCGGCCTGCACCAATTTATGCAATGGGACGGGCCTATTTTAACCGACTCCGGCGGGTTTCAGGTGTTCAGCCTGGCCGGGCTGCGCGAGGTGGATGAAGAGGGGGTCACGTTTCGCTCGCACCTTGACGGCTCCACCCACCGTTTTACCCCGGAAAGCGTGATCGCCCTCCAGGAAAAACTGGGCGGGGATATTATCATGGCCTTTGACGAGTGCCCCCCGCCGGAGGATCACGCCTACAATGTTGAGGCCCTGGCCCGCACGCATCGCTGGGCCGAACGGTGCCGGGCAGCCCAACGCCGCGCCGATCAAGCCCTGTACGGCATTGTGCAGGGCGGGGTGTTTGCCGACCTGCGGGCGCAGAGCGCGGAGTTTCTGACGGCGCTGGATTTTCCGGGATACGCCATCGGCGGATTGAGCGTGGGCGAAACCAAGGCTCAAATGCACGCCATGCTGGACGTGGTGCAGCCTATTTTGCCCCGCCACAAACCCCGTTATCTGATGGGCGTGGGTAGCCCGGAAGATTTGTTTGAAAGTGTGGCGCGAGGGGTGGATCAATTCGATTGCGTGCTGCCCACCCGCATTGCCCGCAACGGGGCGGTTTTTACCAAACAAGGCCGCCTCAATTTACGCAACGCCCGTTTCGCCGCCGATAAAAACCCCATCGAGCCGGATTGCCGGTGTTACACCTGCCGCAACTTTAGCCTGGCCTATCTGCGCCACCTGATCATTGCCAAAGAAACGTTGGCTTTACGCCTGGCCACGCTGCATAACCTTCATTTTATCCTGGAAACCATGGGGCGGATTCGACAATCAATTTTGGCAGGCACGTTTGGGGAGTATAAGCGTGCTTTTTTGGCAACTTACAAAACCGTTACTTAA
- a CDS encoding STAS domain-containing protein, translated as MNNLQHLWHRLTIPYATDESDSRREYMTKVVLVILILVNGVLFFPFLIGALVGALTPEMPVITLVMEILLLTGWWAADRGYWRWAGYVALFVFFALALKTNYDYGVGSVAILIYASVVLLAAILQEGKTRWGMLVLCIVAYLGFGWLHIQNRLPQAPAPEDNASMYFIAVTGILTFMAVLQWFYTSQFQRTQAELVEHKATLEQRVAERTAELEESMAERELLQQQVIEAQKQAIQELSTPVIPLMNAPDGRGSIIVMPLIGSIDTMRARDITRALLAGISKHQARVVILDVTGVSIMDTGIVNHLNKTIQAAQLKGARTIVTGISDEVAETIVDLGIDWGKLETLRDLQTGLVTALSSVGVKLSEA; from the coding sequence ATGAATAATTTACAACACTTGTGGCATCGTTTGACTATTCCCTACGCCACGGATGAAAGCGACTCGCGGCGGGAGTACATGACCAAAGTTGTGCTGGTCATTTTGATTTTGGTCAATGGGGTTTTATTTTTCCCTTTCTTGATTGGGGCACTGGTAGGCGCATTGACGCCGGAGATGCCGGTGATTACCCTGGTTATGGAGATACTACTCCTTACCGGGTGGTGGGCAGCCGACCGGGGGTATTGGCGTTGGGCCGGCTATGTGGCGCTTTTTGTCTTTTTTGCCCTGGCCCTTAAAACCAATTACGATTACGGCGTGGGGTCCGTGGCGATATTAATTTATGCCAGCGTGGTTTTGCTGGCTGCCATTCTTCAGGAGGGCAAAACCCGGTGGGGGATGTTGGTCCTGTGTATTGTCGCCTATCTTGGTTTTGGTTGGCTCCACATTCAGAACCGTTTGCCGCAGGCCCCGGCGCCTGAAGATAATGCCTCAATGTATTTCATCGCCGTAACCGGGATATTGACCTTTATGGCCGTGTTGCAATGGTTCTATACCTCGCAATTTCAACGCACGCAGGCAGAGTTGGTAGAGCATAAAGCTACGCTGGAACAGCGGGTGGCCGAACGCACCGCCGAATTAGAGGAAAGTATGGCCGAACGCGAACTTCTGCAACAGCAAGTCATTGAGGCCCAGAAACAGGCCATCCAGGAATTGTCCACTCCCGTTATCCCCCTGATGAACGCGCCCGACGGAAGAGGCAGCATTATTGTGATGCCCCTCATCGGCAGCATTGACACTATGCGGGCCAGAGATATTACCCGCGCCCTGCTGGCCGGTATCAGCAAACACCAGGCCAGGGTGGTTATTTTGGACGTGACCGGTGTTTCAATTATGGATACCGGCATTGTTAACCATCTCAATAAAACCATCCAGGCCGCGCAACTGAAGGGGGCGCGGACCATTGTCACCGGTATTTCCGACGAAGTGGCCGAGACCATTGTGGATCTGGGCATTGATTGGGGCAAGCTTGAAACGTTGCGCGATTTACAAACCGGCTTGGTGACCGCCTTGAGCAGCGTGGGCGTAAAATTGAGTGAAGCCTGA
- a CDS encoding 50S ribosomal protein L28, translated as MAKCEICGKKPLSGHNVSHSMRHTKRQWKPNIQKVTIMVAGKPKKVRVCARCLRTAAKV; from the coding sequence ATGGCCAAGTGTGAAATCTGCGGTAAAAAGCCTTTAAGTGGACACAACGTGAGCCACTCCATGCGCCACACCAAGCGACAGTGGAAACCAAATATTCAAAAGGTGACCATTATGGTGGCTGGTAAGCCTAAAAAGGTTAGAGTCTGCGCCCGGTGTTTACGAACGGCTGCCAAAGTTTAG